In Herpetosiphon gulosus, the DNA window TTGGCCTATGGTAGCATGGGCACTAGCAAAAGACAATTAGCCGAGGAATATTATGCAGTCACCAATTTCATTTACCCAATTAACTCTAGCTGCCACCAATATTGAGCAAATGGCGGCCTTTTATAATTCAGTTCTGTTTACTAATTTTCGTAAAATCAAGCATGGTGAGCACACGCTGTATGAGGGGTTTTTGGTTAATATTCCCTTGTTGCTCTGCCCGAATGCGATTGCTGGAGTTGTTGCTGAGCAAAGCCGCTTGCAATTTCACGTTTGTGTGCCTGATTTAGCCCGAGCGCTCGAAAAAGTGGTGCAGCATGGCGGCACGATCGTCACGCCCCCAAGTGCAGGCGGCATCAAAGCGGCAATCGTGGCTGATCCCGATGGCAATAGCCTTGAGTTAATTCAAGAATAATTAATCGTTGCTCAAAACTGCTGTCAATACCGTGATCGCCTGTCGATATTCGGCCAAGGGCAAACGCTCTTGGGGCGTGTGATCAAGCGCGGCATCGCCTGGGCCATAGGCTACGACTGGGCAACCCCAAGCTGGCCCAACTACATTCATGTCGGCGGTGCCAGTTTTTTGCACATAGCGCGGTTGCTGACCATTGGCGCGAAAAACTCGCCCAAAGCGCCGCGCAATACTCGATGTCCGTTCGCTGCTAAAAGCGGGAGTCGCCCCACTCACCTTTAAATGAGCATAGTTGGGCAGCAGTTGTTGCAGCATCGCGGTATATGCCGCCGGATCAAGATCTAACGGCAAACGGGCATTGACCAGCAACTCGCACCAATCGCGCAAGCCATCGCCGCCCGATTCGATGCGTACCAAACTTGGCAAAAGTTGATCGAAGGCTCGTTCGCGGCCTTGGTTGATCGAATCGGCATGCAGGGTGATGGTTTGCCATAATTCACAGCCATGTTCGGCGGCGGTATGGCTAGCGTGCGCCGAATGTGCCGCATCTTGCTCGATGCGAATTTGCGCCCGCAAGTTGCCTTTATAGCCCAAGGTTAGCCGATCCGCTCCGCTTGGTTCGCCGACGATACACCAGATTGGCGCAGCCATAGTTTGGGCAACAAAATGTGCACCTTTGGATGACGCAACTTCTTCTTCGACACAACCAACCACAATCACCCGATAGGCTAGGCGTTGTTCGGCATGAGCGCGGGCGGCGGCGGCGATAAATGTGGCTAACGAGCCTTTGGCATCAACCGCACCGCGGCCCCATAGCTCGCCATCGCGCACCTCAACTGGAATATGGCCTGGCACCGTGTCCATATGTCCAAGCAACACGACGGTTTCAGCAGCAGCGCCAATCACGCCAACTGCATTGCCAACCGCATCAATATGCGCATCGAAGCCAAACTGATTCATCTGCTCAACCAATAATTGGGCGATTGCGGCCTCGTCGCCCGAAACACTGGGCGTTGCCACCATTGCCTCAATTAACTGTAAAGCCTGTTGATCGTTCATGCGCTAGGCTCCTCGAACATGCTGCGTAAGGTTGCTACCACGCGCTCTAATTCAGCCCAATCAATCACCAATGGCGGCAACAAGCGCAGCACATTACTGCCCGAATTAAGCGCAATAATCTGATGTTGGTTCATCAGTTTTTGCAGATAGGGCGCAACTTTTTCCTTGAGTTCAATTCCCACCATCAAGCCTAAGCCGCGCACCTCGCGAATTTTGGGTGAGTTGATCGAACGCAATTGAGCGAGCAGCCAATCGCCTTTTTCAGCAGTTTGATCAACCAATTGTTCTGCATGAATTACCCGCAGCGAAGCCCGCGCCGCTGCGCAAGCCAAGGGGTTGCCGCCAAAGGTCGAGCCATGAGTGCCAGTCGCCAATGCGCCAACTCGCTGATTGATCACGACTGCGCCCATTGGCATGCCGCCGCCCAAGGCTTTGGCCAAACAAACTAAATCTGGCTCTAAGTCAAAATGCTCAAAGCCAAACATGCGCCCAGTGCGGCCAAAGCCCGTTTGTACTTCATCAAGAATTAATAAGGCTCCCCGTTCGCGGCAAATTGTTTGGGCTGCTTGCAAAAATTCGGCAGTTGCAGGCCGAATCCCG includes these proteins:
- a CDS encoding acetylornithine/succinylornithine family transaminase, with the protein product MTEQQPFASLEDAHSAGVYAKRPITLVRGSGATLYDDHGQAYLDCGSGIGVANIGHCHPTVVQAIAEQAATLTVCPEAFHNDQRALLQAELVQLFPAEFQRVFLCNSGTEAVEAALKFARMATGRTAIVATMRGFHGRTFGALSATWESHYREPFMPLVPDFSHIPYNNIERLQSAINEQTAALIIEVVQGEGGIRPATAEFLQAAQTICRERGALLILDEVQTGFGRTGRMFGFEHFDLEPDLVCLAKALGGGMPMGAVVINQRVGALATGTHGSTFGGNPLACAAARASLRVIHAEQLVDQTAEKGDWLLAQLRSINSPKIREVRGLGLMVGIELKEKVAPYLQKLMNQHQIIALNSGSNVLRLLPPLVIDWAELERVVATLRSMFEEPSA
- a CDS encoding [LysW]-lysine hydrolase — translated: MNDQQALQLIEAMVATPSVSGDEAAIAQLLVEQMNQFGFDAHIDAVGNAVGVIGAAAETVVLLGHMDTVPGHIPVEVRDGELWGRGAVDAKGSLATFIAAAARAHAEQRLAYRVIVVGCVEEEVASSKGAHFVAQTMAAPIWCIVGEPSGADRLTLGYKGNLRAQIRIEQDAAHSAHASHTAAEHGCELWQTITLHADSINQGRERAFDQLLPSLVRIESGGDGLRDWCELLVNARLPLDLDPAAYTAMLQQLLPNYAHLKVSGATPAFSSERTSSIARRFGRVFRANGQQPRYVQKTGTADMNVVGPAWGCPVVAYGPGDAALDHTPQERLPLAEYRQAITVLTAVLSND
- a CDS encoding VOC family protein; this encodes MQSPISFTQLTLAATNIEQMAAFYNSVLFTNFRKIKHGEHTLYEGFLVNIPLLLCPNAIAGVVAEQSRLQFHVCVPDLARALEKVVQHGGTIVTPPSAGGIKAAIVADPDGNSLELIQE